A single region of the Paraburkholderia megapolitana genome encodes:
- a CDS encoding alpha/beta hydrolase domain-containing protein, with protein sequence MTRAHLTSMAVMITALMTGIGFPALADARVTRLEITSKQSYGTFKPGEFEHWEGRIFGELQPTEKIPDIEKAPRNADGLVEYSEKISLTFPKDPKSGNGVLLVDIPNRGRPYAQALYNSPRDEPFEAGATEAGTGFLQDRGFAVAEVQWELGKGADLPVFIDGSGRQRFIEGVGFAIVRDAADFLAHATSDKSGTANPLQGAVMWTLASGKSQSGRYLKTFLLNGFNMTEGHRVFDGMHIFVSGAGMLPIMQSGTGPQSSAAEVPTFGNPEFRGVNDGVLTIGDVIQRVKARGENPPRMILINSTTDYFSLRASLSRTGAEGTAERRIPDNVRVYDIAGASHVVLRETHCELPPARLDWSPVSRATLLHLEDWVVKGTEPPESHLMPLEDAKNDPMVLHAPSYLPKAIVEIPKRDEDGNAMGGVRLPDMEAPLGTNARQNPPLSFLCMLAGAYVAFPRTQADAEAAHDGRRPVLERYTTRDEYVNRVRRATRELERDGFLLPDDSAIIIQSAAASPLWHTSPP encoded by the coding sequence ATGACACGTGCGCATTTGACCTCTATGGCCGTCATGATCACGGCGCTCATGACTGGCATCGGCTTCCCGGCTTTAGCCGATGCCAGAGTCACCCGACTGGAGATTACCTCGAAGCAAAGCTACGGCACGTTCAAACCTGGTGAATTCGAACACTGGGAAGGCCGCATCTTTGGTGAACTGCAACCCACCGAGAAGATTCCCGACATTGAAAAGGCACCGAGAAATGCCGATGGACTCGTCGAGTACTCAGAAAAAATCTCTTTGACCTTTCCGAAGGACCCGAAAAGCGGCAACGGTGTGCTTCTGGTCGACATTCCTAACCGGGGTCGTCCCTATGCACAGGCGCTTTACAACAGCCCGCGTGATGAGCCGTTTGAGGCCGGCGCGACTGAAGCGGGCACGGGCTTTCTTCAGGATCGAGGTTTCGCTGTTGCTGAGGTGCAGTGGGAACTGGGCAAAGGTGCCGACCTGCCTGTGTTTATCGACGGATCAGGACGGCAGCGCTTCATCGAAGGTGTCGGCTTCGCAATTGTCAGAGACGCCGCCGATTTCCTTGCGCATGCTACGTCCGATAAATCCGGCACGGCCAACCCCCTGCAAGGCGCTGTCATGTGGACACTCGCATCCGGCAAGTCGCAATCGGGGCGATACCTTAAAACTTTCCTCCTGAACGGTTTCAACATGACGGAGGGGCATCGCGTATTCGACGGCATGCATATTTTTGTCTCGGGCGCGGGCATGTTGCCCATCATGCAATCGGGCACGGGGCCGCAGTCGAGCGCTGCCGAGGTTCCGACTTTCGGCAACCCCGAATTTCGCGGCGTCAACGATGGCGTGCTGACCATCGGCGACGTCATTCAACGGGTCAAGGCGCGAGGTGAGAATCCCCCTCGCATGATTCTCATCAACTCCACGACCGACTACTTCTCGCTGCGAGCATCCCTGTCGCGTACCGGGGCCGAAGGGACAGCCGAGCGGCGCATTCCGGACAATGTCCGCGTGTATGACATTGCGGGTGCATCCCACGTCGTTTTGCGGGAGACCCACTGCGAACTACCACCGGCCAGACTGGATTGGAGTCCGGTCTCACGCGCAACGCTACTGCACCTGGAAGACTGGGTGGTGAAGGGAACTGAGCCACCGGAAAGCCACCTCATGCCGCTTGAAGATGCCAAAAATGATCCGATGGTTCTGCACGCGCCGAGTTATCTGCCCAAAGCGATAGTCGAAATCCCGAAGCGTGACGAAGATGGAAATGCTATGGGAGGGGTAAGGCTCCCCGACATGGAGGCGCCGCTCGGCACGAACGCGCGGCAAAATCCACCGCTTTCTTTTCTGTGCATGCTTGCTGGCGCCTACGTCGCGTTCCCCCGAACACAGGCGGACGCCGAAGCAGCGCACGATGGACGTCGTCCCGTTCTGGAGCGATACACGACGCGCGACGAGTATGTGAACCGTGTTCGACGCGCGACGCGCGAACTTGAGCGGGACGGCTTCCTCCTGCCCGACGACAGCGCGATCATCATTCAATCGGCCGCAGCAAGTCCTCTCTGGCATACGTCGCCACCGTGA
- a CDS encoding class I SAM-dependent methyltransferase produces the protein MSFDSTQRFTDRVADYVKYRPTYPRDVVDFLHGECGVAGDARVADIGAGTGISTKLFLDAGHPVVAVEPNQAMRTAADAWLGSAPSYRSVAGTAEATTLDAGSVDLVIAGQAFHWFNPVTVRDEFARILTTQGRVALFWNSRLLTGSVFLEEYEALLQRYGVGYREVADTYGDDATMVRWFGPRFVGSGCFPNAQQLDFDGLKGRLMSSSYAPKEGHPNHAPLLAALRNLFERTEQHGTIEFRYDTRVYVGRATG, from the coding sequence ATGAGTTTCGATTCCACCCAGCGCTTCACCGACCGCGTCGCGGACTACGTGAAATACCGGCCCACCTATCCGCGCGACGTCGTGGATTTTCTGCATGGCGAGTGCGGGGTAGCGGGCGATGCGCGGGTGGCCGATATCGGCGCGGGCACCGGTATTTCGACGAAGCTGTTTCTCGATGCGGGCCATCCGGTGGTCGCGGTCGAACCGAATCAGGCGATGCGCACAGCCGCCGACGCATGGCTTGGTAGCGCACCGTCGTATCGCAGCGTCGCCGGCACCGCTGAAGCGACCACGCTCGACGCAGGCAGCGTCGATCTGGTGATCGCGGGCCAGGCATTCCACTGGTTCAATCCGGTGACGGTACGCGACGAATTCGCGCGCATTCTCACGACACAGGGACGTGTCGCGCTGTTCTGGAACAGCCGCTTGCTCACCGGTTCGGTGTTTCTGGAAGAGTATGAGGCGCTGTTGCAGCGCTACGGCGTCGGCTATCGCGAAGTCGCCGATACCTATGGCGACGATGCAACGATGGTCCGCTGGTTCGGTCCGCGTTTCGTCGGCAGCGGATGTTTCCCGAATGCGCAGCAGCTCGATTTCGACGGACTGAAAGGGCGCCTGATGTCGTCGTCCTATGCGCCCAAGGAAGGGCACCCGAATCACGCGCCGTTGCTCGCCGCATTGCGCAATCTGTTCGAGCGCACCGAACAGCACGGCACGATCGAATTCAGGTACGACACGCGTGTTTACGTCGGTCGCGCTACGGGCTGA
- a CDS encoding alpha/beta fold hydrolase, with amino-acid sequence MASLESISPAQPAPLPRRSLAARLGITSVPRADLRSRYTQSSSKFVQIMGGDVHYVEQGTGPRTLVMIHGFAASLHTWDGIAGDLAREYRVIRLDLPPFGVTGPLRNASGGIETMNLPTYRRFIDTFMQAIGVTRATLIGNSLGGMIAWDYAVRHREAVEQLVLIDSAGFPMKLPIYIDLFNYALVRASSPWWLPEPIVKSAVRNVYGDPRKLSPTTLRRYIEFFHAEGARTAIGKMVPTLDFKEVDTDTMKTLDVPTLVLWGAKDRWIPPAHAAEFTRRIPGSRSIMYPTLGHVPMEESPEQVLRDLRAFLVEKTAVQPA; translated from the coding sequence ATGGCAAGCCTCGAATCCATCTCGCCCGCACAGCCGGCTCCGCTGCCGCGCCGCTCGCTCGCCGCGCGGCTTGGCATCACCAGTGTGCCGCGCGCCGATCTGCGCAGTCGCTACACGCAAAGCAGCTCGAAATTCGTGCAGATCATGGGCGGCGACGTGCACTACGTCGAACAGGGCACGGGCCCACGTACGCTCGTGATGATCCATGGTTTCGCCGCATCGCTGCATACGTGGGATGGCATCGCGGGCGATCTTGCGCGCGAGTACCGCGTCATTCGCCTCGACCTGCCGCCGTTCGGCGTAACGGGGCCGCTGCGCAACGCGTCGGGCGGCATCGAAACCATGAACCTGCCGACCTATCGGCGCTTCATCGATACGTTCATGCAGGCGATCGGCGTGACGCGTGCAACGCTGATCGGCAATTCGCTCGGCGGCATGATTGCGTGGGACTACGCGGTGCGGCATCGCGAGGCGGTGGAGCAACTCGTGCTGATCGACTCGGCCGGCTTTCCGATGAAGCTGCCGATCTACATCGACCTGTTCAACTACGCGCTGGTCCGCGCAAGCTCGCCCTGGTGGCTGCCGGAGCCGATCGTGAAGAGCGCGGTGCGCAATGTCTATGGCGATCCGCGCAAGCTGTCGCCGACCACGCTGCGCCGCTATATCGAGTTTTTCCATGCGGAAGGCGCGCGCACCGCGATCGGCAAGATGGTGCCGACGCTCGATTTCAAGGAAGTCGACACCGACACGATGAAGACGCTCGACGTGCCCACGCTCGTGCTGTGGGGTGCAAAAGACCGCTGGATTCCGCCTGCGCACGCCGCGGAATTCACGCGTCGTATTCCGGGCTCGCGCTCGATCATGTACCCGACGCTCGGGCACGTTCCGATGGAGGAATCGCCCGAGCAGGTACTGCGCGATTTACGCGCGTTTCTCGTGGAGAAAACGGCGGTGCAGCCGGCCTGA
- a CDS encoding maleate cis-trans isomerase family protein — MKSYRIGQIVPSSNTTMETEIPAMLNARQALFPEERFTFHSARMRMMHVTPEELKNMDVQSDRCAAELIDARCDVLAYACLVAIMCQGPGYHRQSESRLSRVAEENGVPTPVISSAGALCEGIKAMGFRKVAILTPYMKPLTQQVATYIESEDIEVTDTLSLEVSDNLEVGRLDPMNLLEHVKRLDVSEADAVVLSACVQMPSLPAIQLVEDRLGKPVLSAAVATVYRILKTLDLKAEVRGAGHLLSGQF; from the coding sequence ATGAAGAGCTATCGAATCGGCCAGATCGTGCCGAGTTCCAATACCACGATGGAGACAGAAATCCCTGCGATGCTCAATGCACGGCAGGCCTTGTTTCCGGAGGAACGCTTCACCTTCCACTCGGCGCGCATGCGCATGATGCACGTGACCCCCGAGGAACTGAAGAACATGGACGTGCAAAGCGACCGCTGTGCAGCGGAATTGATCGATGCGCGATGCGACGTGCTCGCGTACGCATGTCTCGTAGCGATCATGTGTCAGGGGCCGGGATACCATCGTCAGTCCGAGTCCCGGCTGAGCCGGGTCGCAGAGGAGAACGGGGTGCCCACACCGGTGATCAGTTCGGCCGGTGCACTATGCGAAGGAATCAAGGCGATGGGTTTTCGCAAGGTCGCCATTCTCACGCCCTACATGAAGCCGCTCACGCAGCAGGTCGCCACCTATATCGAAAGCGAAGACATCGAGGTGACGGACACCCTCAGTCTCGAGGTCTCCGACAACCTCGAAGTGGGGCGCCTGGATCCGATGAATCTGCTTGAACATGTGAAACGGCTCGATGTCAGCGAAGCCGACGCCGTCGTATTGTCCGCCTGTGTACAGATGCCCTCGCTGCCCGCGATCCAGCTGGTCGAGGACCGTTTGGGCAAGCCGGTATTGTCGGCAGCGGTCGCTACCGTCTATCGCATTCTCAAGACCCTTGATCTGAAGGCCGAAGTACGCGGCGCAGGGCACCTGCTTTCCGGACAATTCTGA
- a CDS encoding MFS transporter: METLRETQVMEIGVSSRFVRYATLGGTWGAWLFDALDATIFSFVILSIAHTFGATLGQVVSIVAWFLLATGVGGLLLGNLSDRIGRKRALLISVLTYATGTLLCGFAHSVTELSVYRFAVGIGVGGLWSAAVALVGEVWPASGRAKAMAFMQTGWSAGSLLAAVFAWTLLDASDPASWRRLFMMSAAPAYCVALLILAFVKESPVWLENREFLRRNKTRAGLLQIFNADLRRTTLLALSISILGMFGYWIIMTFTPIYLQSVLNVRIDQAPVFLVWTGVGATLGYLLYGVLAERVGRRQAFAVFFLGIALAVPIFAYGARMIPLYDGRLAWTTGNIAGIGGLSALLGFFTGYFSGFGAWYAELFPTSVRSTAAGFCFNFGRVGAIAGIKLVPMLIPILGFTLTYCMASVTYLCAAALVFTLRETKGAQLTSGN; this comes from the coding sequence ATGGAGACGTTGCGAGAAACGCAGGTAATGGAGATCGGAGTTTCGTCGCGATTCGTGCGTTACGCGACGCTCGGCGGTACGTGGGGAGCGTGGCTGTTCGATGCCCTCGATGCAACCATCTTCAGCTTCGTGATTCTTTCCATCGCACACACGTTCGGGGCAACGCTCGGGCAGGTTGTCTCGATCGTCGCCTGGTTCCTGCTTGCGACGGGCGTAGGCGGCCTGCTGCTAGGGAACCTGTCTGACCGGATCGGACGTAAGCGCGCGCTGCTGATCTCGGTACTGACCTATGCGACCGGTACCTTGCTATGCGGCTTCGCGCATAGCGTCACCGAGCTCAGCGTGTATCGCTTTGCCGTGGGCATTGGAGTGGGCGGGTTGTGGTCTGCTGCCGTCGCGCTGGTAGGTGAAGTGTGGCCGGCCTCCGGCCGCGCTAAAGCCATGGCGTTCATGCAGACCGGCTGGTCGGCGGGCAGCCTTCTTGCGGCCGTCTTCGCGTGGACGCTGCTGGACGCCTCCGATCCTGCCTCGTGGCGACGGCTGTTCATGATGTCGGCAGCGCCCGCCTATTGCGTTGCGCTGCTGATTCTGGCGTTCGTCAAGGAATCGCCAGTCTGGCTCGAGAACCGCGAGTTCCTGCGTCGTAACAAGACCAGGGCGGGGCTGCTGCAGATATTCAACGCGGATCTGCGCAGAACGACCCTGCTTGCACTCTCCATCTCGATCCTCGGCATGTTCGGTTACTGGATCATCATGACCTTCACGCCGATCTACCTGCAGAGCGTCCTGAACGTGAGGATCGATCAGGCGCCGGTGTTCCTGGTATGGACAGGGGTGGGTGCAACGCTCGGTTATCTGCTCTATGGCGTCCTGGCGGAGCGTGTGGGTCGACGTCAGGCGTTTGCGGTTTTCTTTCTCGGCATCGCACTGGCTGTGCCGATCTTCGCCTATGGCGCACGCATGATTCCGCTGTACGACGGCCGGCTTGCGTGGACGACTGGAAACATTGCTGGCATCGGCGGGCTTTCCGCTTTGCTGGGCTTTTTCACGGGCTATTTCAGCGGATTCGGCGCCTGGTATGCCGAGCTGTTCCCGACCAGCGTCCGCTCCACGGCGGCCGGGTTCTGCTTCAACTTCGGCCGTGTCGGTGCGATCGCCGGCATCAAGCTGGTGCCGATGCTGATCCCCATCCTGGGTTTCACGCTGACCTATTGCATGGCTTCAGTGACCTACCTGTGTGCTGCCGCGCTGGTGTTCACGTTGCGTGAGACAAAGGGCGCGCAATTGACTAGCGGCAACTGA
- a CDS encoding methyl-accepting chemotaxis protein, whose translation MPRFSFSRLRNPARSRTVVGDIAAQAGTLGIEICDVSGHVDEVATRIQNQAHVCRALRDSAAQTMAGNHRIAEAAREMRSVSARAATSVEQSQQTLETSLADIHGLVEGVTVIESQIGALRAALAHVSRVSEEISLIARQTHLLALNAAIEAARAGDSGKSFAVVAAEVKNLSAKTAQATGQIETTLAQLTQQTEQLIAEGSVNTERAHRVREGTRMIGDVVHATGHAITQLNDEASQIATLTGEIETQCNGLEAQVLELAGGVEDSSENFVQAKNRLGNLLGVSETLIELTAAAGVETTDTPFIEAAQHAAEKIGKTFEAAVARGDIALDDLFDAHYAPMPGTNPPQFMTRFTLFTDRVLPAIQEPLLSLDPRVAFCAAVDTHGYLPTHNLKFSQPQGTDPVWNAAHCRNRRLFDDRTGRAAGTHTKRFLLQTYRRDMGGNAFVLMKDVSVPIFVGGRHWGGLRIGYRV comes from the coding sequence ATGCCGCGCTTCAGTTTTTCCCGTCTGCGCAACCCCGCCCGTTCGCGCACGGTAGTCGGGGATATCGCCGCTCAGGCGGGTACCCTGGGCATCGAGATCTGCGATGTGTCCGGCCACGTCGACGAAGTAGCCACGCGCATCCAGAATCAGGCCCATGTGTGCCGGGCGTTACGCGATTCGGCGGCGCAAACGATGGCGGGCAATCACCGCATCGCCGAAGCCGCTCGCGAAATGCGCAGCGTCAGCGCGCGGGCCGCAACGAGCGTCGAACAGTCGCAGCAGACGCTCGAAACATCGCTCGCGGATATTCACGGGCTGGTGGAAGGCGTCACGGTGATCGAAAGCCAGATCGGCGCGCTGCGTGCCGCGCTCGCGCATGTGAGCCGCGTGTCGGAAGAGATTTCGCTGATCGCGCGACAAACCCATCTGCTCGCGCTCAATGCCGCGATCGAAGCAGCACGGGCTGGTGACTCGGGCAAGAGTTTCGCCGTGGTCGCGGCCGAAGTGAAGAATCTGTCCGCGAAAACGGCACAGGCCACCGGTCAGATCGAAACGACGCTCGCGCAACTCACGCAGCAGACCGAGCAGTTGATTGCGGAAGGGTCGGTCAACACCGAACGCGCCCATCGTGTGCGCGAAGGCACGCGCATGATCGGCGATGTCGTTCACGCAACTGGGCACGCGATCACGCAACTCAACGACGAAGCAAGCCAGATCGCGACACTGACCGGCGAGATCGAAACGCAATGCAACGGGCTCGAAGCGCAGGTGCTGGAACTGGCGGGCGGTGTCGAGGATTCGAGCGAGAATTTCGTGCAGGCGAAAAACCGGCTCGGCAATCTGCTCGGTGTGTCCGAGACCTTGATCGAACTGACCGCGGCAGCCGGTGTCGAGACGACCGATACGCCGTTTATCGAAGCGGCCCAACATGCCGCCGAGAAAATCGGCAAGACCTTCGAGGCCGCGGTGGCCCGCGGCGATATCGCACTCGACGATCTGTTCGACGCGCACTACGCGCCGATGCCCGGCACGAATCCGCCGCAGTTCATGACGCGCTTCACGCTGTTCACCGACCGCGTGCTGCCCGCGATCCAGGAGCCGCTGCTTTCACTCGATCCGCGCGTCGCGTTCTGCGCCGCCGTCGATACACACGGCTACTTGCCGACACATAACCTGAAGTTTTCGCAGCCACAGGGCACGGACCCGGTGTGGAACGCGGCGCATTGCCGCAACCGGCGACTCTTCGACGATCGCACCGGGCGCGCCGCAGGCACGCATACGAAGCGCTTTTTACTGCAAACGTATCGGCGCGATATGGGTGGCAATGCGTTCGTGCTGATGAAGGATGTGTCCGTGCCGATTTTTGTCGGTGGGCGGCATTGGGGTGGATTGCGGATTGGGTATAGGGTTTGA
- a CDS encoding tetratricopeptide repeat protein, with translation MKKFLAAACLSLMLASTAAFAVPSVQQIESAMSQGNWQQADSGLTQVLEAHPNNAHAHYLYGQVLDREGRSGDALAQIQQAKTLDPQIRFTDPTRFAQTEARIRRNAEQSAGAAPANRTGNAIVQQQTTAFAPQAPQRHGPSIGSWIGIALLIAVIAFVLRWTLRRARSNDDTRSDDERRTQLKRATDLLNAVRSLKLDVRLSTAPGHDVLEKEVEGVEGQLREQVEALSNGKNPVPPYQLDELDRRVESLKARADGRPDPYPAGAAPVPGQSPYAREADERFGRSQEPPPPYYPQQQPPVIVQQGGGFGGGMGGLLTGVLLGEALNSGRDRVVERDVVVDDEEARRRAAGGDNGGLDFGRGSNDWNDGGGGGGVDMGSNDDSGGWSDT, from the coding sequence ATGAAGAAATTCCTCGCAGCAGCGTGTCTGTCGCTGATGCTCGCTTCGACCGCTGCGTTCGCGGTGCCGAGCGTCCAGCAGATCGAATCGGCGATGTCGCAGGGCAACTGGCAACAGGCCGATAGCGGCCTGACGCAAGTGCTCGAAGCGCATCCGAACAATGCGCACGCGCACTACCTGTACGGTCAGGTGCTCGATCGCGAAGGCCGCTCCGGCGACGCGCTCGCGCAGATCCAGCAGGCGAAGACACTCGATCCGCAAATCCGCTTCACCGATCCGACGCGTTTCGCGCAGACCGAAGCGCGGATTCGTCGTAACGCCGAGCAGAGCGCAGGCGCCGCGCCTGCGAACCGCACTGGCAACGCGATCGTTCAGCAGCAGACCACGGCGTTTGCGCCGCAGGCGCCGCAACGCCACGGCCCGTCGATCGGTTCGTGGATCGGCATCGCTCTGCTCATCGCGGTGATTGCGTTCGTGCTGCGCTGGACGCTGCGACGCGCCCGCTCGAACGACGATACGCGTAGCGACGATGAACGCCGCACGCAATTGAAACGCGCCACCGATCTGCTGAACGCGGTCCGTTCGCTGAAGCTCGACGTGCGTTTGTCCACCGCGCCCGGACACGATGTGCTCGAGAAGGAAGTCGAAGGCGTCGAAGGACAATTGCGCGAGCAGGTCGAAGCGCTATCGAACGGCAAGAACCCGGTGCCGCCCTATCAGCTCGACGAACTCGACCGTCGCGTAGAAAGTCTGAAAGCGCGCGCCGATGGTCGCCCCGATCCGTACCCTGCCGGCGCAGCACCGGTACCCGGCCAGTCGCCGTATGCCCGCGAAGCGGATGAACGCTTCGGTCGCTCGCAGGAACCGCCGCCGCCCTACTATCCGCAACAGCAGCCGCCCGTCATCGTCCAGCAAGGCGGTGGTTTCGGTGGCGGCATGGGCGGGCTGCTCACCGGTGTATTGCTCGGCGAAGCGCTGAATTCGGGCCGCGACCGGGTCGTCGAGCGTGACGTGGTTGTCGACGATGAAGAAGCACGACGTCGCGCCGCCGGTGGCGATAACGGCGGCCTCGATTTCGGTCGGGGATCGAACGACTGGAACGATGGCGGCGGGGGTGGCGGCGTCGATATGGGCAGCAACGACGATTCGGGCGGCTGGTCCGATACGTAA
- a CDS encoding VOC family protein, with translation MQTHLRVARPVSDLARSERMYCAALNLVALARFQDHQGFDGVMLGRSGMDYHFEFTQCRTHPVAPSPTHEDLLVFYVPDGDEWQSTCDRLVENGFVGVPSFNPYWDVSGRTFEDHDGYRVVLQRAAWSL, from the coding sequence ATGCAGACACATCTCAGAGTCGCCCGACCCGTCAGCGATCTTGCCAGGTCGGAGCGCATGTATTGCGCCGCGCTCAACCTCGTTGCGCTGGCGAGATTTCAGGACCATCAGGGGTTCGACGGTGTGATGCTGGGAAGGTCCGGCATGGACTATCACTTCGAGTTCACGCAGTGCCGCACGCATCCGGTTGCGCCGTCGCCGACGCACGAGGATTTGCTGGTGTTTTACGTGCCCGACGGTGACGAGTGGCAATCGACTTGTGACCGTCTGGTTGAAAACGGTTTCGTTGGCGTGCCGTCGTTCAATCCGTATTGGGATGTGTCGGGGCGGACGTTCGAAGACCACGACGGTTATCGCGTGGTTCTGCAGAGGGCGGCGTGGTCTCTTTGA
- a CDS encoding SAM-dependent methyltransferase, whose product MSNTNSDPFRFSTIAHRNHHYLSPLSIGKARGLLRSLTSGLSAQDVVLDAGCGKAALLREALDMSPAHGVGVDINPRFLDEARCLFSDASPGDSRLALLNCPLLEHSPPPHGYAAIICVGSVHAFGSFDECLRRSGDWLTPGGRLLIADGYWKQPPSQAYLDVLGGTADEFVSHAENAQRASKHGYAVLRTATSSDDEWDEYEGEYCSAMMQYLASHPDDPDSAEFSLRMQRWHQAYLYWGRATLGFGYYLLARR is encoded by the coding sequence ATGTCCAACACGAACTCCGACCCGTTTCGCTTCTCCACGATCGCGCATCGTAACCATCATTACCTTAGCCCGCTCTCGATCGGTAAGGCCCGGGGGCTGCTCCGAAGCCTGACAAGCGGTCTTTCCGCGCAGGACGTCGTGCTCGACGCTGGCTGCGGCAAGGCTGCCTTGCTCCGCGAAGCACTCGATATGTCGCCGGCACACGGCGTAGGTGTCGATATCAACCCGCGTTTTCTCGACGAAGCGCGCTGCCTGTTCAGCGATGCTTCGCCCGGTGATTCACGACTCGCTTTGCTCAACTGCCCATTGCTCGAACATAGTCCACCGCCACACGGCTACGCGGCGATCATCTGCGTCGGCTCGGTACATGCATTCGGTTCGTTCGACGAATGTCTGCGCCGCAGTGGCGACTGGCTCACACCCGGTGGGCGCCTTCTGATCGCGGACGGCTACTGGAAGCAACCGCCATCGCAGGCATACCTGGACGTCCTCGGCGGAACCGCGGACGAATTTGTCTCTCACGCCGAAAATGCGCAACGTGCGAGCAAACATGGTTATGCCGTGTTGCGAACCGCCACCAGCAGTGACGACGAATGGGATGAATATGAAGGCGAGTATTGCAGCGCAATGATGCAATACCTCGCATCGCATCCCGACGATCCAGACTCGGCGGAATTCTCGCTTCGTATGCAGCGATGGCATCAAGCCTATCTGTACTGGGGGCGAGCGACACTCGGTTTTGGTTATTACCTGCTTGCGCGTCGCTAA
- a CDS encoding PspA/IM30 family protein, whose product MSLIDSISRTLKGLLNDAADSVQDPSRDSRQIVRELDDSIAKAENSLIEIQAQVATQQSKRDVAADKAKKYEDGAKRALQSGDENLAREALGAQANAEAERNALASELSTLEPSVDQLKQQIDDMRQRRNDLNARSNILQAKQQIAQAKDVAASALGGIGGKNLSEDFQKLEDKVALSNARSDARLNSADTKSGKALDDKLADLNRGPSVEDRLEALKKQLNTPAQ is encoded by the coding sequence ATGTCGCTTATTGACAGCATTTCGCGCACGCTCAAGGGTCTTCTCAACGACGCTGCCGATTCTGTGCAGGACCCGTCGCGCGACTCGCGGCAGATCGTTCGCGAACTCGACGACAGCATCGCGAAAGCGGAAAACTCGCTGATCGAGATTCAGGCGCAGGTCGCCACGCAGCAAAGCAAGCGCGACGTCGCCGCAGATAAAGCGAAGAAGTACGAAGACGGCGCGAAGCGCGCGCTGCAATCGGGCGATGAAAACCTCGCGCGCGAAGCGCTCGGCGCCCAGGCGAACGCGGAAGCCGAACGCAATGCGCTCGCGAGCGAACTGTCCACGCTGGAGCCTTCCGTCGACCAGCTCAAGCAGCAGATCGACGACATGCGTCAGCGCCGCAACGATCTGAATGCGCGCTCTAATATTCTTCAGGCGAAGCAGCAGATCGCGCAGGCCAAGGATGTCGCGGCCAGCGCGCTCGGTGGGATCGGCGGCAAGAATCTGTCGGAAGATTTCCAGAAGCTCGAAGACAAGGTAGCGCTGTCGAATGCGCGCTCCGACGCCCGCCTCAATTCTGCCGACACGAAAAGCGGCAAGGCCCTCGACGACAAGCTCGCGGATCTGAACCGCGGTCCGTCCGTCGAAGACCGTCTCGAAGCACTGAAGAAGCAGTTGAACACGCCTGCGCAGTAG
- a CDS encoding TetR family transcriptional regulator — translation MEFEPGIESELDLDQELAPGKRKLIEAALRLTAGGRSFATLGLRELAREAGLNPNTFYRHFDTLDALAREAVAWVSRRLRPMLRRERWLAAHDEPMSVPRRASAAFFAFALDNREAFLSALAEYHGTSPALREAVRANLNEVAAEMADDVVQLELMPALSRATIDEICTQIVLQLFHLSHEYIVNAVNREALVDYAERFIIRLFAGAIVLVQHDPAAPVAAS, via the coding sequence ATGGAATTTGAACCCGGCATCGAATCCGAGCTTGATCTGGATCAGGAGCTTGCCCCGGGCAAGCGCAAGCTGATCGAAGCGGCGCTGCGGCTCACGGCCGGCGGCCGCAGTTTCGCAACGCTCGGTCTGCGCGAACTGGCTCGCGAGGCGGGGCTCAACCCGAACACGTTCTATCGCCATTTCGATACGCTCGATGCGCTCGCGCGCGAGGCGGTCGCCTGGGTGAGCCGGCGTCTACGGCCGATGCTGCGGCGTGAGCGCTGGCTTGCCGCACACGACGAACCGATGAGTGTGCCGCGGCGCGCCAGCGCAGCTTTTTTTGCGTTCGCGCTCGACAATCGCGAGGCGTTTCTCAGCGCGCTCGCCGAATATCACGGCACGTCGCCCGCGCTGCGCGAAGCGGTGCGCGCGAACCTCAACGAGGTCGCCGCCGAAATGGCCGACGACGTCGTGCAACTGGAGTTGATGCCGGCACTGTCGCGCGCGACGATCGACGAAATCTGCACGCAGATCGTGCTGCAACTGTTTCATCTGTCGCACGAGTACATCGTGAACGCGGTGAATCGCGAGGCGCTGGTCGACTATGCGGAGCGTTTCATCATCCGGTTGTTTGCTGGGGCGATCGTACTCGTGCAGCACGATCCGGCCGCGCCGGTGGCAGCGTCGTGA